In the genome of Perca fluviatilis chromosome 4, GENO_Pfluv_1.0, whole genome shotgun sequence, one region contains:
- the plch2b gene encoding 1-phosphatidylinositol 4,5-bisphosphate phosphodiesterase eta-2, with amino-acid sequence MYSSGMNSNPAMAPLSPGLSGTPPHSSLSPKKTTFQSLGSLSSGMFSPSHAKGSSHQTKQVSSPFNSSTQSIMSSPKLWQKASISRLAEEFFWIGGSVVAQPIWRLGQIVERCMCTMQTGTQMTKLKGKKKGLVRFFYLDEHKSCIRWRPSRKHDKAKITIDSIHEVCEGKKSEIFRRYADNRFDPNYCFSIYYGERVKSLDLVSTNAEEARTWITGLKYLMAGISDEDSLARRQRTRDQWLQQTFSEADKNGDGTLSIGEVHQLLHKLNVNLPKQKVRQMFQEADTDDNQGSLGFEEFCSFYKIISTRRDLYLIMISYSNQKEVLDLHDLARFLENEQKMRGLVKEYLVDIVTKFEPCPENLQRMVLGIDGFTNYLRSPAGDIFNPEHNQVNQDMTQPLNNYFIATSHNTYLTGDQLLSQSRVEMYAYVLQAGCRCVEVDCWDGPDGEPIIHHGYTLTSKILFKDVIETINKYAFTKSPYPVILSIENHCTVPQQKKMAEYLREVLQDKLDLSSVNVNECKKLPSPDILKGKVLVKGKKLPANLDPDAEEGDVSDEDTGDEEEEEEADDDDDDITQEGNIVTSTNKTKKKSRFGRSIIRSFKRKRKKRIRVKNKTMSDGESDHSKERTQIVYHPKKRKTMRLSRALSDLVKYTKSVRVHDIETQAFVNSWQVSSLNETVMNQILQLKPGELVRFNQRQLLRVYPSNYRVDSSNFNPQPYWNAGCHMVAMNYQTEGRMLELNRAKFSSNGNCGYILRPKCMCKAAFNPMLEDPLPGHRKTQLVLKIISGQQLPKPKDSMFGDRGEIIDPFVEVEIIGLNVDYSKQQTRVVDDNGFNPMWEETLVFNILMPQIALVRFQVWDHDPIGRDFIGQRTVAFRSMMPGYRHVYLEGMAESSIFVHVAINDTTGKIKPTNAVQAARKHIKKAAQKHMKGPQRQTSLDFSVQSSEDGRALYFRKDLDTISQDSRNGEMFPLVHGPAAAKAAIHKGAMSEPVRRAHRVKIHEPPETRRGIFSRMSSTDSHHRGTAPCARADSFDLETSPQASCPDGLAPDSQNPIPEELENETDESPESTCAGQEKVQTSEPQQHEESEELPTEPEPDKVIAIEPEQPTQTQSLTDSVPQPWFWPVPQHPLQHEAISSSLISPPSPARIRRTLEASATPRLSTPIRTKARSRSCPRKPTTSPQTPMVNRKPAFHWQTQQAQKYNSYSSQARPIPNGLCLSDRTSSSSDGSTDSLEFVPSCVPSGAEQREGTLQREMKALFDQRMREIHCKSPLFLND; translated from the exons ATGTACAGCTCAGGGATGAACAGCAACCCAGCTATGGCACCTCTGTCTCCAGGGCTGAGTGGCACCCCACCACACTCCTCTCTGTCACCCAAGAAGACCACCTTTCAGTCTTTAGGATCTCTGTCATCAGGAATGTTCTCCCCCTCACATGCTAAGGGCTCCTCTCATCAGACGAAACAGGTCTCAAGTCCCTTTAATTCGTCCACCCAGTCCATTATGAGCTCTCCAAAACTCTGGCAGAAAGCATCCATCTCCAGACTCGCTGAGGAGTTTTTCTGGATTGGTGGCAGTGTGGTCGCACAGCCGATTTGGAGACTGGGTCAGATAG TGGAAAGGTGTATGTGCACCATGCAGACTGGCACTCAGATGACAAAACTGAAGGGGAAGAAGAAAGGACTGGTCCGATTCTTTTACCTGGACGAGCACAAGTCCTGCATCCGGTGGCGGCCCTCCAGGAAACATGACAAGGCCAAAA TAACTATCGATTCTATCCATGAAGTCTGCGAGGGCAAAAAGTCAGAGATCTTTAGGCGGTACGCAGACAACCGCTTCGACCCAAACTACTGCTTCAGTATTTACTACGGCGAGCGAGTCAAGTCCCTGGACCTGGTCTCCACCAACGCAGAGGAGGCCCGCACCTGGATCACTGGGCTGAAATACCTCATGGCTGGCATCAGTGATGAGGACAGTCTGGCCCGGAGGCAGCGCACCCGTGATCA ATGGTTACAGCAGACTTTCTCTGAGGCCGACAAAAATGGAGATGGCACCTTGAGCATTGGAGAGGTTCACCAGCTGCTTCACAAACTCAATGTGAATTTACCCAAGCAGAAAGTCAGGCAGATGTTTCAA GAAGCAGACACAGACGACAACCAGGGCTCTCTGGGCTTTGAAGAATTTTGTTCGTTCTACAAGATAATTTCCACACGCAGAGACCTCTACTTGATAATGATCTCCTACAGCAATCAGAAagaagtcctggatcttcacgaCCTTGCACGCTTTCTTGAAAATGAACAGAAG ATGCGAGGTTTGGTCAAAGAGTATCTAGTCGACATAGTGACCAAGTTTGAGCCATGTCCTGAGAACCTGCAGCGTATGGTTCTGGGTATTGATG GTTTTACCAACTACTTAAGGAGCCCTGCAGGTGATATCTTCAACCCCGAGCACAATCAGGTGAACCAGGACATGACACAGCCTCTGAATAACTACTTTATTGCCACCTCACACAACACCTACCTGACAGGAGACCAGCTGCTCTCTCAGTCTCGAGTGGAAATGTATGCCTATGTTCTCCAGGCCGGCTGTCGCTGTGTTGAGG TGGACTGCTGGGACGGGCCTGACGGGGAGCCCATTATTCATCACGGCTACACCTTGACATCCAAAATTCTCTTTAAAGATGTCATtgagacaataaataaatatgccttcaCAAAATCACC GTACCCAGTGATTTTGTCCATAGAGAACCACTGCACTGTGCCTCAGCAGAAAAAGATGGCTGAGTATCTGAGAGAGGTGCTGCAGGACAAACTGGATCTGTCCAGTGTCAACGTAAATGAATGCAAGAAGCTGCCTTCCCCTGATATCCTGAAAGGGAAAGTTTTAGTTAAG GGAAAAAAGCTGCCAGCAAACCTTGATCCTGATGCAGAGGAGGGTGATGTGTCTGATGAAGACACTggtgatgaggaagaggaggaagaagccgatgatgatgatgatgatattacaCAG GAGGGGAATATTGTTACCTCTACCAATAAAACCAAAAAGAAGAGCCGATTTGGCAGATCGATCATAAGGAGCTTCAAACGAAAG aggaaaaagagaatccGAGTGAAAAATAAGACAATGTCTGATGGCGAGTCAGACCACAGCAAGGAGAGGACACAAATTGTTTACCATCCCAA GAAGAGGAAAACGATGAGGTTGTCCCGAGCTCTGTCTGACCTGGTCAAGTACACAAAATCTGTCCGTGTGCATGACATAGAAACACAAG CATTTGTGAACAGTTGGCAGGTATCATCCCTTAACGAGACTGTTATGAACCAGATCTTACAGCTGAAGCCGGGGGAGTTGGTCCGTTTCAACCAACGCCAACTTCTAAGAGTCTACCCGTCCAACTACAGAGTGGACTCGAGCAACTTCAACCCACAACCCTACTGGAACGCAGGATGCCATATGG TTGCAATGAATTATCAAACAGAGGGCCGTATGCTAGAACTTAACCGAGCCAAGTTTTCAAGCAATGGAAACTGTGGATATATTCTGAGGCCTAAGTGCATGTGTAAAG CTGCCTTTAACCCCATGTTAGAGGATCCTCTACCAGGACACAGAAAGACTCAGCTGGTGCTAAAGATCATCAGCGGACAACAGCTTCCCAAACCTAAAGATTCCATGTTTGGGGACAGAGGAGAG ATTATCGATCCTTTTGTTGAGGTTGAGATAATCGGCCTTAATGTTGATTATTCCAAGCAGCAGACCAGGGTGGTGGATGATAATG GTTTCAACCCAATGTGGGAGGAGACTCTCGTCTTTAACATTCTAATGCCTCAGATTGCCCTGGTGCGTTTCCAAGTGTGGGATCATGATCCTATTGGACGAGATTTCATTGGACAGAGGACTGTTGCTTTCAGAAGTATGATGCCAG GTTATCGGCATGTGTACCTGGAGGGGATGGCAGAATCATCCATCTTTGTTCATGTTGCTATCAATGATACAACAGGAAAG ATCAAACCCACAAATGCGGTGCAGGCAGCcagaaaacacatcaaaaaaGCAGCCCAGAAGCATATGAAGGGCCCTCAAAGGCAGACTTCACTAGACTTCTCTGTCCAGTCCTCAGAAGATGGACGAGCACTGTACTTCCGCAAGGATCTGGATACCATTTCTCAGGACAGCAGGAATGGAGAAATGTTTCCTCTGGTACATGGGCCAGCAGCAGCCAAGGCTGCTATCCACAAAGGGGCCATGAGTGAACCAGTGAGGCGAGCTCACAGAGTTAAAATTCATGAACCACCAGAGACAAGGAGAGGGATCTTCAGTCGGATGTCCTCCACTGACTCCCACCACAGGGGGACTGCTCCCTGTGCCAGAGCAGATAGCTTTGATCTTGAGACCTCACCCCAGGCTTCTTGTCCTGATGGTCTTGCTCCTGACAGTCAAAATCCAATTCCAGAAGAGTTGGAGAATGAAACTGATGAATCACCAGAGTCAACCTGTGCTGGGCAGGAGAAGGTTCAGACGTCTGAACCACAGCAACATGAAGAATCTGAGGAATTACCAACAGAACCAGAGCCAGACAAAGTAATTGCAATTGAACCTGAGCAACCAACACAAACTCAAAGTCTGACTGATTCAGTCCCTCAGCCTTGGTTTTGGCCCGTGCCACAGCATCCGCTGCAGCATGAAGCCATATCCTCTTCACTTATCTCTCCACCGTCTCCTGCCAGGATAAGACGGACCTTAGAGGCTTCAGCGACACCCCGACTATCCACCCCAATACGAACAAAGGCCCGCTCACGCAGTTGCCCTCGAAAACCAACTACCTCTCCCCAGACGCCGATGGTGAACCGCAAGCCTGCTTTCCACTGGCAGACACAGCAAGCACAAAAATACAACAGCTACAGCAGCCAGGCGAGGCCTATCCCCAACGGCCTCTGCCTGTCTGACAGAACATCCAGCAGCAGTGACGGCAGCACTGACAGCCTGGAGTTTGTGCCCTCCTGTGTGCCATCTGGAGCAGAGCAACGTGAGGGCACGCTGCAGAGGGAGATGAAGGCCCTTTTTGACCAGAGGATGAGAGAGATCCACTGTAAATCGCCACTTTTTCTAAATG attaG